Proteins from a genomic interval of Thermoplasmata archaeon:
- a CDS encoding right-handed parallel beta-helix repeat-containing protein, translating into MCGYLSGRALITAAPRAVLVALLSIGEFLAPLHPEPSAEPPPFGLGDWVVVDEEMLENQSLILSGDLTVEAGGSLTLVNSTLLILCREPAERQVRVKEGGTLNIINSTVASFDTINNPWFFVEPNATALFENSTFNGIGELWAPPGEPTYELDPINTGNGGVCIKTDYAAVHNCTFSGADYGLVLLRASPEVRGCTFTGNSAGLVLNRAHPEISDCVFHRNFYGALLHGASPVIRRCSFTGNGQGMMLDGSDPVVRECVFENQSGNGILCSFWMGIAWTLGESNPDVANCRFVRNLYGITSVEEDDSDIPHHSLSVENCEFIANRKGGLNWSERCLRPPPTRLSSWRVTGTALIQDEPSFNFNGSVSVEHGGSLLINRSIFRVNGGYDGECWIMVSRGGSLELRSSELRAHNASHAYALRCEPGSALSMTSSLLRDCGWSTASPQTSGPFLESPNVYIIGSTIDYNPVGLVFKEVQDAIIESSSIRGLEHDLSLSSSSVRILNSSLRSAGQVVSVLDGASLLDALNTTLDRDRFLFSDGSSALSVSWYLNARAIWQDGSPVPGAELLVKDNEGVEALRGTSAEDGWVWGGVLREALVNRSTTRIFTPHSVSFSHGPVSNETELTVNRSLSVQLVLTDRVPPTVRIISPPPAASLSMAEVPVNGTAGDNIGVRRVELNVDGYRRYVVFEAVGEGPPSMDWGLTLELAEGVHTIQALACDASGNSASAVVNFLVDTTPPMVKIASPQSGHLTNQSLLSVWGFCEPGSRVFVDGKEAQVDRNIFSVSVLLSEGENLVTAVAMDGSGNSNSSSVTVVLDTSPPLLELQSPEEGLVTNVPVARVSGRMEEDAEVLINGRRVALVGEPGTFSTSIALVDGENIITIDAVDPAGNHRTVTRKVRLDAQPPYVEVRHPPDGFLTNQPILTVTGFSEGGARLLLGAKETFVPGREDQRMDFSIPLTLAEGENTLVIRTVDAAGNSNTTVRRVVLDTIPPGISIDSPADRSCTTRASIYVMGRTEPRVRLLVSGQETPVGASGSFTQEVTLGTGINKITVRAVDPAGNVNEISIIVERRPKGGGEELITAPVPDWPFITFILASVSIMVLEGYVLYRSRRPKNEGGGRGG; encoded by the coding sequence GTGTGCGGCTACCTCTCCGGGAGAGCTTTAATCACCGCAGCTCCAAGAGCCGTGCTCGTGGCGCTATTATCGATCGGAGAGTTCCTCGCCCCTCTCCATCCTGAGCCCTCGGCCGAGCCGCCGCCATTCGGGCTTGGGGACTGGGTGGTGGTGGACGAGGAAATGCTGGAGAACCAAAGCCTGATACTCTCTGGGGACCTGACCGTGGAGGCAGGGGGCTCGCTGACGCTCGTGAACTCCACCCTCCTCATCCTCTGCCGAGAGCCGGCGGAGAGACAGGTTCGGGTGAAAGAGGGAGGGACACTGAACATTATCAACTCCACCGTCGCCTCTTTCGACACCATAAACAACCCCTGGTTCTTCGTCGAGCCAAACGCCACAGCCCTCTTCGAGAACTCGACATTCAACGGAATAGGCGAGCTCTGGGCTCCGCCAGGGGAGCCCACCTACGAACTCGACCCCATCAATACAGGGAACGGGGGCGTGTGCATAAAGACGGACTACGCAGCGGTGCATAACTGCACCTTCAGCGGCGCGGACTACGGCCTGGTTCTTCTCAGAGCCAGTCCGGAGGTCAGGGGATGCACTTTCACTGGTAACAGCGCGGGACTGGTTCTCAATAGGGCCCATCCCGAAATAAGTGATTGCGTGTTCCACAGAAACTTCTACGGAGCGCTCCTTCACGGCGCGTCCCCCGTCATCCGCCGCTGCAGCTTCACGGGCAATGGGCAAGGGATGATGCTCGATGGCTCTGACCCGGTGGTCCGGGAGTGCGTCTTCGAGAACCAGAGCGGGAACGGAATTCTATGCTCGTTCTGGATGGGCATCGCCTGGACGCTGGGAGAATCCAACCCGGATGTGGCAAACTGCCGTTTCGTGAGGAATCTGTATGGTATAACGAGCGTCGAGGAGGACGATTCAGATATACCCCATCACAGCCTCTCGGTCGAGAACTGCGAGTTCATCGCAAACAGAAAAGGAGGGCTCAACTGGTCCGAGCGCTGCCTCAGACCCCCTCCGACGCGCCTCTCGAGCTGGAGGGTGACCGGAACCGCCCTTATTCAAGACGAGCCTTCCTTCAATTTCAACGGCAGCGTCAGCGTGGAGCACGGGGGCTCCCTCCTCATCAACCGCTCCATATTCAGGGTTAACGGGGGTTATGATGGCGAGTGTTGGATAATGGTGAGTAGGGGGGGCTCTCTCGAGCTCAGGAGCTCCGAGCTCAGGGCACACAACGCCTCCCATGCCTACGCCCTCAGATGCGAGCCCGGTTCGGCCCTCTCCATGACCTCGTCGCTCCTGCGCGACTGCGGCTGGAGCACGGCCTCTCCGCAGACTTCCGGTCCCTTTCTGGAGAGCCCGAATGTATATATCATAGGCTCTACGATAGATTACAACCCCGTCGGCCTCGTTTTTAAGGAGGTGCAAGATGCTATTATTGAGAGCAGCTCAATCAGGGGCCTAGAGCACGACCTCTCCCTGAGCTCCTCGAGCGTGCGAATTCTCAACTCCTCCCTCAGGAGCGCGGGACAGGTGGTCAGTGTGCTCGACGGCGCCTCGCTCCTCGACGCACTAAACACCACACTAGACAGGGACCGCTTCTTATTCTCCGACGGTAGCAGCGCGCTGAGCGTCAGCTGGTATCTTAATGCGCGTGCGATCTGGCAGGACGGGAGCCCAGTCCCAGGAGCGGAACTGCTGGTTAAAGATAATGAGGGAGTGGAGGCTCTCCGGGGAACCTCGGCGGAAGACGGGTGGGTCTGGGGAGGGGTCCTGAGGGAAGCTTTGGTCAACAGGAGCACAACCCGAATCTTCACGCCCCACAGCGTCAGCTTTAGCCATGGGCCGGTGAGCAATGAGACGGAGCTGACCGTGAACCGTAGCCTTTCTGTCCAGCTCGTCCTCACCGATAGAGTGCCGCCCACAGTGAGGATAATTAGCCCTCCACCTGCCGCTTCCCTCAGCATGGCTGAAGTGCCTGTCAACGGCACAGCGGGCGACAACATCGGGGTCAGAAGGGTGGAGCTGAACGTTGACGGGTACAGGAGATACGTCGTCTTTGAGGCCGTGGGGGAGGGACCCCCTTCGATGGACTGGGGCCTGACCCTGGAACTAGCCGAGGGAGTGCACACTATTCAGGCCCTCGCGTGTGACGCTTCGGGGAACAGCGCCTCCGCCGTAGTGAATTTTCTAGTTGATACAACGCCGCCGATGGTGAAAATCGCCAGCCCCCAGAGTGGCCACCTCACCAACCAGTCTCTCCTCTCGGTGTGGGGCTTCTGCGAGCCGGGCTCCAGGGTCTTCGTGGATGGGAAGGAAGCGCAAGTGGACAGGAATATTTTCAGCGTTAGCGTCCTCCTCTCTGAAGGAGAAAACCTCGTCACGGCGGTCGCCATGGACGGTTCGGGGAACAGCAACTCAAGCTCCGTGACCGTTGTCCTCGACACCAGCCCACCACTGCTAGAGCTCCAGAGCCCCGAGGAAGGTCTCGTCACAAATGTGCCGGTTGCTCGGGTCTCGGGTCGGATGGAGGAGGACGCGGAGGTTCTCATCAATGGGAGGAGGGTGGCGCTGGTCGGAGAGCCCGGAACATTCTCCACAAGCATAGCCCTTGTGGACGGTGAGAATATTATAACCATCGATGCAGTTGACCCCGCCGGCAATCACAGGACCGTCACTAGAAAAGTCAGGCTAGATGCCCAGCCCCCCTATGTAGAGGTGAGGCACCCTCCGGACGGATTCCTGACGAACCAGCCCATTCTGACTGTCACGGGATTTAGCGAGGGCGGCGCTAGACTTCTGCTTGGTGCAAAGGAGACCTTCGTCCCCGGTCGCGAGGACCAGAGGATGGATTTCTCAATTCCCTTGACACTCGCCGAGGGCGAGAACACGCTGGTGATTCGGACCGTGGACGCCGCGGGCAACTCCAACACCACCGTAAGGCGCGTTGTGCTCGACACGATACCTCCCGGAATAAGCATCGACTCCCCGGCGGACCGCTCCTGCACCACCAGAGCCTCCATCTATGTGATGGGAAGGACTGAGCCCAGGGTCCGGCTGCTTGTGTCCGGGCAGGAGACGCCCGTGGGAGCAAGCGGCTCGTTCACGCAGGAGGTTACGCTGGGTACCGGCATAAATAAAATAACGGTCAGAGCGGTGGACCCCGCGGGGAACGTTAATGAGATTTCAATTATTGTGGAGAGGAGGCCGAAAGGCGGCGGAGAGGAGCTGATAACGGCGCCGGTCCCGGACTGGCCGTTCATCACCTTCATCCTCGCCTCCGTTTCCATCATGGTGCTCGAAGGATACGTGTTATACAGAAGTAGGAGGCCAAAGAATGAAGGGGGTGGGAGGGGTGGATAG
- a CDS encoding S8 family serine peptidase, with the protein MESGEGAEARIPPDQKLYYPIPTLLASGGKLVRSLPIALLVGALVSSTLLPGLSAGGDRPRQDSAAALGTGIDWSGWSRDSDHDGLDDELEHWLVTSSGELIPVIICYCRRPCREDASALEMLGGKVKFISRHIPVISATLPREALTSVLSLPGVARLEADVPLEPSLDTSVPSIGVDRVWRDFGLRGDGVTICIIDTGIDANHSSLDDLDDLNSTDDPKVVAFYDAASSPDVTDGSTKPFDLDGHGTHVAAVAAGTGMGSPAGKFIGVAPGAKLVGVKILANGSTDMVTSDALRGIEWAMENKERFGIRVLSMSFGSRFTAPFLSNDGTSALSQLCNQAVAEGLVCVASAGNGGPFPRSITPPGDARDVITVGNVRDDHTLNPTSSRGPVGRLTSSYIKPDVCAPGTDIYSAEANSGDRFTPATGTSDSCPHVSGLAALMIQALPDLRPSDIMSILHSTAEPRSVLPWQSSPNNDYGWGVVDAVRAVENCTSGTLPPVVYINPVNTARGTVLITGTASSARSTVLSVEVRIDGGAYEMAVGTTLWSYEWNTSRYTNGPHLVAARAFDGTLYSYEYRIVVNVDNLLVSISPVGAQVVISGEFTFTGTADGTGVRSVEARVDERPWEPVEDLSTNASQTFRRWRYTVNTTRLENGRHTLQARASDGSDYSELASIEFIVDNPKRPPPALSKGTLPGPDGALLAITATAAVLWRAARRRG; encoded by the coding sequence GTGGAGAGTGGCGAAGGGGCGGAGGCGAGAATTCCCCCGGACCAAAAATTATATTATCCAATCCCCACTTTATTAGCTTCTGGAGGAAAGCTCGTGAGGTCCCTGCCGATCGCGCTGCTCGTAGGTGCCCTTGTCTCCTCAACGCTCCTCCCGGGCTTGTCCGCAGGTGGTGACAGGCCGAGACAGGACTCTGCAGCAGCATTAGGGACTGGCATCGACTGGTCTGGATGGTCCCGGGACTCGGACCACGACGGCCTGGATGATGAACTGGAACATTGGCTGGTGACCAGCAGCGGAGAGCTGATTCCTGTCATCATCTGCTATTGCCGGAGACCGTGTAGAGAGGATGCGTCAGCTTTAGAAATGCTCGGAGGGAAGGTGAAATTTATATCCAGACACATCCCGGTCATCTCGGCAACCCTTCCCAGAGAAGCGCTGACTTCAGTACTCTCTCTGCCAGGCGTCGCGAGACTCGAAGCCGATGTTCCTCTTGAGCCCTCCCTCGACACCTCAGTCCCCTCAATTGGCGTGGATAGAGTGTGGAGGGACTTCGGACTCAGGGGAGATGGTGTGACGATATGCATCATTGACACAGGCATAGACGCAAATCACTCCTCCCTCGATGACTTAGACGACCTCAACTCAACGGACGACCCAAAGGTTGTGGCTTTCTACGATGCAGCAAGCTCCCCCGATGTGACCGATGGGAGCACGAAACCCTTCGATTTGGACGGCCACGGAACCCATGTGGCCGCGGTTGCGGCGGGAACCGGGATGGGGTCACCGGCGGGAAAGTTCATCGGCGTGGCCCCTGGAGCGAAGCTAGTCGGGGTCAAGATACTTGCTAACGGGAGCACGGACATGGTCACGAGCGACGCCCTCAGGGGCATAGAGTGGGCAATGGAAAACAAGGAAAGGTTCGGCATCAGGGTCTTAAGCATGTCCTTCGGGTCTAGATTCACCGCACCCTTCCTCAGCAACGACGGCACCAGCGCGCTCAGCCAGCTCTGCAACCAGGCGGTTGCGGAGGGACTGGTCTGCGTCGCATCCGCCGGGAATGGGGGTCCCTTTCCGAGGTCCATAACCCCTCCCGGGGACGCACGGGACGTCATCACTGTCGGTAACGTGAGGGATGACCACACCCTCAACCCAACTTCCTCGAGAGGCCCCGTAGGGAGGCTGACCAGCAGCTACATCAAACCTGACGTCTGCGCCCCTGGAACCGACATCTACTCGGCCGAGGCCAACTCGGGCGACCGCTTCACACCCGCCACGGGAACCAGCGACTCCTGCCCGCATGTATCCGGCCTCGCAGCACTCATGATCCAGGCCCTCCCTGACCTGAGGCCTTCGGATATAATGAGCATCCTCCATAGCACTGCCGAACCCCGCTCGGTCCTGCCCTGGCAGTCCTCGCCCAACAACGACTACGGCTGGGGCGTCGTGGACGCCGTGAGGGCGGTTGAGAACTGTACAAGCGGGACCCTCCCTCCCGTGGTCTATATCAATCCCGTCAATACCGCTAGGGGCACCGTGCTCATCACCGGAACCGCTTCCTCTGCCCGAAGCACGGTCCTGTCGGTGGAGGTGCGGATAGATGGAGGGGCCTACGAGATGGCCGTCGGCACGACCCTCTGGAGCTACGAGTGGAACACATCGCGCTACACAAACGGTCCCCATCTCGTCGCTGCCCGAGCCTTCGATGGCACGCTCTACTCCTATGAATACAGGATTGTTGTGAATGTAGACAACCTGCTGGTCTCGATATCGCCCGTGGGTGCGCAGGTGGTCATCTCTGGCGAGTTCACATTCACCGGCACCGCTGACGGTACCGGCGTTAGGTCGGTCGAAGCGCGGGTGGACGAGAGGCCATGGGAACCGGTGGAGGACCTGTCCACCAATGCCAGCCAGACATTCAGGAGATGGAGGTACACTGTTAACACAACCAGGCTCGAAAACGGTAGGCACACGCTCCAGGCCCGGGCCTCCGACGGCTCGGACTACTCGGAGCTGGCCTCTATTGAGTTCATCGTCGACAATCCGAAGCGCCCGCCTCCGGCGCTCTCCAAAGGGACCCTGCCGGGACCCGATGGAGCTCTCCTGGCTATTACGGCGACTGCGGCGGTATTGTGGAGAGCTGCTAGGCGACGGGGCTGA
- a CDS encoding cupin domain-containing protein encodes MKVAIRKARRGGRSIRPDQERKHVEPLIRTTKMEGLIVTLWPNTDFGRVYSHEGEEIRMVLEGELEIDVDGKRYRLKKGEVLWHSSELPHALRNPGKKRVRYLVVAVPPSRM; translated from the coding sequence ATGAAGGTAGCTATCAGGAAGGCCCGAAGAGGGGGTCGTAGTATCAGACCGGACCAGGAGAGAAAACACGTCGAGCCGCTTATCCGCACTACAAAAATGGAGGGCCTAATCGTCACCCTTTGGCCTAACACCGACTTTGGAAGGGTCTACTCCCACGAGGGCGAGGAGATACGGATGGTGCTTGAGGGCGAGTTGGAGATAGACGTCGATGGCAAACGCTACCGCCTTAAAAAGGGCGAAGTCCTCTGGCACAGCTCCGAGCTCCCCCACGCTCTCCGGAACCCTGGAAAAAAGAGAGTCAGATACCTCGTGGTGGCGGTTCCCCCGAGCCGGATGTAA
- a CDS encoding KH domain-containing protein yields MRHFLRIPKERIGAMIGPGGRVKREVERRTGVKLEIDSETGEVTIDYSRAKDPALVLKVNDLVRAIGRGFSPQRAFRLLRDDCFLMVINIQDYIGKSPSHLRRMRARVIGTGGKTRRIIEELSETELSIYGDTVSVIGDARSLEYARTALDMLLCGSEHSAVYAYLEHTRRERKLSELSPPEPREEE; encoded by the coding sequence ATGAGGCATTTTCTCAGAATTCCAAAGGAGAGAATCGGGGCAATGATAGGTCCCGGAGGGAGGGTGAAGAGAGAGGTTGAGAGGCGCACGGGCGTCAAGCTGGAGATCGATTCCGAAACCGGTGAGGTCACCATTGACTACAGCCGCGCAAAGGACCCGGCACTGGTGCTGAAGGTGAACGATCTAGTCAGGGCGATCGGGAGGGGCTTCTCACCCCAGCGCGCCTTCAGGCTCCTCAGGGATGACTGCTTCCTCATGGTTATCAACATTCAGGACTACATTGGCAAGAGCCCCAGCCACTTGCGCAGGATGCGGGCTAGGGTGATAGGTACAGGAGGGAAAACGAGGCGCATCATTGAGGAGCTTAGCGAGACAGAGCTCAGCATTTACGGCGACACTGTGTCCGTAATCGGGGATGCTCGCTCGCTGGAGTACGCGAGAACCGCACTCGACATGCTGCTCTGCGGCTCCGAGCATTCCGCCGTCTACGCCTATTTGGAGCATACAAGGCGTGAGAGAAAGCTCTCCGAACTCAGCCCACCGGAACCAAGGGAGGAAGAGTAA
- a CDS encoding serine protein kinase RIO, with protein MRQKILDFLESRIDALKHKDKDKDEMRKTASEIFNESTLNTLYRMLSGGVFDTLEFPISTGKEANVFRGTKGEGFVAVKIFRVATATFHSLSKYIVGDPRFKGIARDRRALISTWARKEFKNLERMRKAGVRVPEPLGCKDNVLVMEYIGSEERAAPMLRELEPEPEELKKIRDDVVDFLRLAYTRARLVHGDLSEYNILIHNGETVVIDLGQAVVLEHPMAQELLTRDLKNIALYFTRRGLPLDWKALRSELTEGPWEREGGSGRSGNVRHMPPKAPTPTRAELAPSAAPEHDGATGVAGGEEE; from the coding sequence ATGAGGCAAAAAATCCTCGATTTTCTCGAGAGCCGAATCGACGCGCTCAAGCACAAGGACAAGGATAAGGACGAGATGCGGAAGACCGCGTCGGAGATATTCAACGAGAGCACCCTGAATACCCTGTACAGGATGCTCAGTGGCGGCGTGTTCGACACCCTAGAGTTCCCGATATCCACGGGCAAGGAGGCGAACGTCTTCAGGGGTACGAAGGGCGAGGGCTTTGTGGCCGTCAAGATATTCAGGGTGGCTACCGCGACCTTCCACAGCCTCTCGAAGTACATTGTGGGAGACCCTCGGTTCAAGGGAATAGCGAGAGATCGCCGGGCGCTCATCTCCACATGGGCTAGGAAGGAGTTCAAGAACCTCGAGAGGATGAGGAAAGCGGGTGTCAGAGTGCCCGAGCCACTTGGATGCAAAGACAATGTGCTCGTTATGGAGTATATAGGCAGCGAAGAGCGCGCCGCGCCGATGCTCAGGGAGCTCGAGCCCGAGCCCGAGGAGCTGAAGAAGATTAGGGACGACGTTGTTGATTTTCTCAGGCTCGCCTACACTCGTGCGCGCCTCGTCCATGGGGACCTGAGTGAGTACAATATACTTATTCACAACGGCGAGACAGTAGTCATAGACCTGGGCCAGGCGGTGGTTCTGGAGCACCCCATGGCCCAAGAACTCCTGACGCGAGACTTGAAGAACATAGCTCTCTACTTCACCAGGCGTGGCCTGCCACTGGACTGGAAAGCTCTGCGGTCTGAGCTCACCGAAGGCCCGTGGGAGCGAGAGGGAGGAAGTGGGAGGAGCGGAAATGTGAGACATATGCCCCCCAAAGCCCCCACCCCCACCCGCGCTGAACTAGCGCCGAGCGCTGCTCCAGAGCACGACGGGGCTACTGGGGTTGCTGGAGGGGAGGAGGAGTAA
- the eif1A gene encoding translation initiation factor eIF-1A, producing the protein MPREEDEEEFESLAEPAEGEEFRVRMPRKSEGEIFGIADQLLGASRIRVMCADGKTRMARIPGKMKKRMWIREGDLVIIRPWKFQDEKSDVVWRYTKTQAGYLSRRKMLPKEIDIF; encoded by the coding sequence ATGCCCAGAGAGGAAGACGAGGAGGAGTTCGAGTCGCTCGCCGAGCCCGCGGAGGGTGAGGAGTTCAGGGTCAGGATGCCACGGAAGAGCGAAGGCGAGATATTTGGCATCGCCGACCAGCTTCTGGGGGCCTCCAGAATTCGCGTTATGTGCGCCGATGGTAAGACGAGGATGGCCCGAATTCCAGGAAAAATGAAGAAGAGGATGTGGATAAGGGAGGGGGACCTCGTCATCATCAGGCCCTGGAAATTCCAAGACGAGAAGTCGGATGTCGTCTGGCGCTACACCAAGACGCAGGCCGGCTATCTGAGTCGTCGCAAGATGCTCCCCAAAGAGATCGACATATTTTGA
- the arcC gene encoding carbamate kinase gives MVLITENEGWEGEPKRRVVIEMQLGRRVVVAIGGNAILRDGQRGTVEEQLANLSEACDSIASLVRPGAGLVLTHGNGPQVGSILIQNELAKDEVPPQPLDACVAQSQGFLGYIIQQSLRKALERRGLSREVVSIVTQVVVSPDDPAFRAPSKPIGPFYTEAQARRLAEEKGWRMMEVGRHRWRRVVPSPRPLEVVERETIRRLVKQGTIVVAAGGGGIPVVRRGGSLAGVEAVVDKDLASAVLARDIGSDTLLILTDVEGVALDFGRPGQRFVKRMTASDVRRHLHAGQFPPGSMGPKMEAALLFLSPRRETSLDSFLPSGAEPPKPQLRVVVASLRNASEAAQGDSGTLIVPD, from the coding sequence TTGGTCTTAATTACGGAAAACGAGGGCTGGGAAGGAGAGCCCAAGAGACGGGTTGTGATCGAAATGCAGCTGGGCCGCAGGGTAGTGGTCGCAATCGGCGGGAACGCAATCCTACGCGATGGGCAGAGGGGGACCGTAGAAGAGCAGCTCGCCAACCTGAGCGAGGCGTGCGATTCGATAGCCTCACTGGTCAGACCCGGCGCGGGGCTTGTTCTCACCCATGGCAACGGGCCTCAGGTCGGCAGCATCCTAATTCAGAATGAGCTCGCGAAGGATGAAGTGCCGCCCCAGCCACTTGACGCCTGTGTGGCCCAATCGCAGGGGTTCTTAGGATACATCATCCAGCAGAGCTTGAGGAAAGCTCTGGAGAGGAGAGGACTTTCAAGGGAAGTCGTGTCAATTGTGACTCAAGTCGTGGTATCCCCCGACGATCCGGCTTTCAGAGCGCCTAGCAAACCCATTGGCCCCTTCTACACGGAAGCGCAGGCCAGGCGGCTAGCTGAGGAGAAAGGCTGGAGGATGATGGAAGTGGGGAGGCACCGGTGGAGGCGGGTGGTTCCCTCCCCCCGGCCTCTGGAGGTCGTAGAGAGAGAAACGATTCGGAGGCTTGTGAAACAGGGTACAATTGTGGTCGCCGCTGGTGGAGGCGGGATACCAGTGGTCAGACGTGGCGGTAGTTTGGCGGGTGTGGAGGCGGTGGTCGATAAGGATCTGGCATCGGCCGTTCTCGCCCGGGACATAGGCTCCGACACGCTCCTGATTCTCACCGACGTAGAAGGGGTCGCGCTCGACTTCGGCAGGCCGGGGCAGCGGTTCGTTAAGAGGATGACGGCGTCGGATGTCCGGAGGCACCTCCATGCGGGTCAATTCCCCCCCGGGAGTATGGGGCCGAAGATGGAGGCCGCGCTGCTCTTCCTCTCGCCCCGGAGGGAGACCTCCCTAGATTCTTTCTTGCCCTCCGGGGCTGAGCCCCCTAAGCCCCAGCTCAGAGTTGTGGTGGCCTCGTTGCGCAACGCATCAGAGGCGGCCCAGGGGGATTCCGGCACCCTTATAGTTCCAGACTAA
- a CDS encoding roadblock/LC7 domain-containing protein produces the protein MERIVRELHQLPQVIGAVLVSRGGIIIASSTSEEAHAETFAAMGATMSGAASAALSEFNKVGPEKIFVEGRDCIMLAMDAGPKAILVILKEGKDGAQELLASVEVASRLIKETLS, from the coding sequence TTGGAGCGGATTGTCAGGGAGCTCCACCAGCTGCCCCAGGTCATAGGCGCCGTGCTGGTTTCCCGTGGGGGTATAATTATTGCTTCGAGTACTTCAGAGGAGGCCCATGCCGAGACCTTCGCAGCGATGGGGGCGACGATGAGCGGCGCGGCCTCAGCGGCCCTCTCCGAGTTCAACAAGGTAGGTCCAGAGAAGATATTCGTGGAGGGGAGGGATTGTATCATGCTTGCAATGGACGCGGGCCCCAAAGCGATTCTGGTGATTTTAAAAGAGGGCAAGGACGGCGCCCAAGAGCTGCTGGCGAGCGTCGAGGTGGCCTCCCGGCTAATTAAAGAGACGCTGAGCTGA
- a CDS encoding YfcE family phosphodiesterase has protein sequence MALVGILSDIHSNLPALKAVLEELERLGPDLIISAGDLVGYYTFPNEVIKMVRMKGIYSIKGNHDRAVLSGDVSWFNEDAAEAALWNRARLSPASMEFLAQLPDRWMLEVGGKNVLIVHGSPRDPDEYVLPLPPGRWPFGTNDADLIVMGHTHIAWTERYGELTVLNPGGVGQPRDGDPRPAFALVDTRSMVVRLLRASYDPAETARSVLEHGLPPSLAVRLYHGL, from the coding sequence ATGGCCCTCGTCGGGATTCTATCAGACATTCACTCCAACCTTCCAGCCCTGAAGGCAGTTCTAGAGGAGCTCGAGCGTCTCGGGCCGGACCTCATTATCAGCGCTGGTGACCTTGTGGGTTATTACACATTCCCCAACGAAGTTATTAAAATGGTCCGCATGAAGGGCATATATTCCATCAAAGGCAACCACGACCGCGCGGTGCTCAGCGGAGACGTTTCCTGGTTCAATGAGGACGCGGCAGAAGCCGCTCTCTGGAATCGAGCTAGGCTCTCCCCCGCCTCAATGGAGTTTCTAGCGCAGCTCCCCGACCGTTGGATGCTGGAGGTCGGGGGGAAGAATGTGCTCATCGTCCATGGGAGCCCCCGGGACCCAGACGAGTACGTCCTACCACTCCCGCCCGGACGGTGGCCCTTCGGCACTAACGATGCAGATCTCATTGTCATGGGCCATACCCACATCGCCTGGACGGAGAGGTACGGCGAGCTGACCGTACTCAACCCGGGAGGCGTGGGCCAGCCTAGGGATGGAGACCCACGGCCTGCCTTCGCGCTGGTGGATACGAGGAGCATGGTCGTCAGGTTGCTCAGGGCCTCCTACGACCCTGCGGAGACGGCCCGGTCGGTGCTCGAGCACGGCCTTCCGCCATCCTTGGCAGTCAGGCTCTATCATGGTCTCTGA
- a CDS encoding DUF6015 family protein yields MFHTLTVEGLTKAIKNSIDRKGMEEAAARDMAKHIMNFFGYNDRIIDNVLEPEDRDAFYMLEDAGLLTTEREETTLYDGREWRIHYWLFRMDRIARLVECDKEKEESTAPEEVSCYQGIPDEIWSRGNGGAPEEETSEKEE; encoded by the coding sequence TTGTTCCATACGCTTACGGTCGAGGGCCTGACCAAAGCGATCAAGAACAGTATAGACAGGAAGGGCATGGAAGAGGCCGCGGCCAGGGACATGGCGAAGCACATTATGAACTTCTTCGGCTATAACGACAGAATTATAGACAACGTTCTCGAGCCTGAGGACAGGGACGCCTTCTATATGCTGGAGGACGCCGGACTCCTCACCACCGAGCGCGAGGAGACGACGCTCTACGACGGGCGGGAGTGGAGAATTCACTATTGGCTCTTCAGGATGGACCGCATAGCCCGATTGGTGGAGTGCGACAAGGAGAAGGAGGAGAGCACTGCCCCCGAGGAGGTTTCCTGCTATCAGGGCATTCCGGACGAGATATGGAGCCGTGGTAACGGCGGCGCCCCCGAGGAGGAGACCTCCGAGAAGGAGGAATAG